The genomic segment ATTTGATTTACTACTATATATAACCTTTAGGAATAACATAAGGTcactttttctttttacaaGAAAAAGTCAGTTTCTAAATCCAACACGTTAAATCTAATTGTTTTATGGTAAATGTAATGCAATCTGTTGCTGAAGCAGTGTTTTCATCACCTTAGTACTTTGAAACAAACTGAGAGACCGCGCATCATGTTTATCGGGAGAGGTTCACATTCAATAACAGTCTCTTAGAAACCGAAACCAACATTTTCATCACCCTTCTTGAACGTAACACACAGCAAAAATGAGGGGAATAACGATAAGCTCACAATAACAGGAGATGGTCGCAGTAAGAAACACAAGATACTAAAAAGTAAAGCTATGTGAATCAGTACTGCTAATTCAAAAGTAGCGTATAGTACATTTGATCATTTCAGTTCAAACAACACTTGAATTTGCCGAAATCTATGGTGTTTCAGACAATGGCTCTAGTAAACGgtgtcaaaaacattgaatAATGTTGTAGCCGGAAGCAACTACATACTTTAGTTTCAGCGAAAAGCTATTCAGACTTTGTATCTAGAGATGGTGACGGTGGTGGTGGTGcttgttcttgttcattattctcaGAAGGATGCTCAAGTGTTGATGCAGGCTGCTCGGTGGACTCGTTCTCTGGTTGAAAATTGATGGGAAATTTCGTCACTCTAGGTTTATCAGCCAAAATATTCCTCTGAACTTTATCAATCAAAACTTTCTGAGGCGGTTCTTCTTTCAACTGTTCATCTTCATAATCGTTGTTCACATAATATCCAACTCTAATAAATTCCTGTCCGATGTACGAACATGTCAACAGTAAAACGGTGACTCCAATTATATCCTCTTCACGGATTTTTGAAGGATCGGGAGGGTCAGCCTGGTATGCGGTACAAAGTATATCAATATGGCATACTTACAGTATTGGCAATTAGATCCAGCAGCAAAAGAGAATGGAAATTAACCTGGAGAACAAAGCGATAGTTGCCCACATTGACAGGCCCTACAAGTACACTTTCCAATTGCTGGTCATATGTCTCATCTTCTGCTGACCCAACATAGATCAGTTTCCATTCTAAATCTGTAACAGATGATACAAATCAACCAGAGTCGATGGAAAACTAGTTCAATCAACATATCAAGACTATGAATTTCAGAAAGTGACCTCTAATAACATCCTTACAAGCCTTAATTTAATTGAAGTCTATTTTGTTCTCGTTTTCAGGTGAAAGGTGAGCAGAAGACATTTCATCACTACTAGGGTTAGCCCAAAATTAAAGGCTTAAATCATAACAAATTAAGTCAAATGCCCTATTTAGTGGACACTATTTGTCTATTTGATTCATGAGCACTTCCAACCAGACTAAGTCACAACAGAGGCTGAGGTATTCGGCAACTTCAGCTAGAACAgcatttttaataattagtttcaaAATGAGACACCATCATGCTAATCAATGTCATAATCAATGGCCAGCTTTAGGATGAGTGATCTCCATGACCTTTCTTGAAACCAAATGTGATCAAGGAACATGGAAATTTAATAGttgtttgtttttatattttcgtGGCAATCAATGTTACATATATTTGTTAAAAGTTTTTAGTTCATAGGATTTTTTGAGGCGTTTCCATGTTCCTTTGATTGCCCGATAGGTGGCTGCATCTCGCTCATTAAGATTGGATATTGTTTACAGAAAAGATGTCACAAGTTCAGGGGAAAGGGGGCATTAGAAGTCTTCTAAACCCCTCGGACTCTTCAAATTTCTATCAAATAACCATCCATTCTATTAGAAATCAATATGAAAAATATAGAAGGACCTCAATAACTTGTACTAAATACtttgtaaaaaaaactaaagaaaTATCTAGAATCATTAAGAAAAGAAGTACCTAGATTAAGCTACGTTTGTAGAACTACAAGCACCGACTAAGAAGTATTGTAAATAGAGACAATGGCACTTAAAGTAAGCTATAGAATAAGCCCCATATAGTATGAGTGTGAAAAGTATTTTTGAAGTTTACAATTTGAGAGTTGTGAGACAAATGTGAGACATAAGCTTACATAGAAATATGAGTAGAGAGTGTTAATCAGAACAAGTAtctcacaaaaatattattgtaaaatGTATTGTGTAATGAAACATTTGTAAacttatgaatattatttttggtcTATACATCTTTCACGTGCGCCCAAAATTTTCAATCATGGTATCAAGGCCAAAAATCAATGGGATATAGAGAATAAAGCACAAAAAGGTGGAAAAGAGCCAACGTATGCAGAAAACCACAAAAAGAGTGGTACGTATTTTTGAAGTTTACAAGAAAAgactaataaagaaaatataaatttggaaaatttaaaaattgagaTAGTGATTATTAAGAACATGAGCgctaatgataaaataaaacaaatgggTAAATTGGTCATTGGTAACATGagcaccaaaaaaaaaagaagagaaaaaaggaGAAAATTACCAGGTTAGTGACATAACAAACATATACTACGAAAATGGCGGAGATTGTTGACAATAGCATCAATatgaaaaaatagaaatttgaCATTATAGGGATgttaaatagaaaatttttagAGAAATTTGAAAAGATAaagatatataaaagaaatatgaAAAGTTGGTGAAACAGGCATTAACTTGAGAAAATTAAGAGAAGATTTGAAGAAAAGTTGGTAACAAGAATACCAAAAGAAAAAGAGCAAGATAAAAttggagaaaaaaatataaggaatttatttaagaaaattaaaagagCAAAATATTGGAGATAGTTGGTTACATGGGTACCAACATTTTGAAGAGTGGTAGATAACTTGAGTACCTACAACAATAAGAAATATACAAACAACAAAATTCTTGGAAGACGTTTTGTAACAAGGGTACCAACAATAAGATATAAGAGGACAATTGTATATAGGTAACAAGGGAATCAATGGAAGCATAATAGCCAAGCTATGAGATTGGGATGTGTTGGTGACACGAACATCAACTCAAAATAATGTATACAAGATTTTTCATATTAAGGGGTGTATTAGaaattaatatgaaaaaaatacaagGACGTAGATACTTTGTAAAGAAATATCTAGAATAAAGAAAGACCTAGATTAAACTAGGTTTGTAATTTATTGAATATCATTTGGGTTCTATTACATATTCCGCGAGTGCCTAAATTTTTCTATCATCCAGCTTCTTAGCGGTCTTCGATGCAATAAACTTGCCAAGGGTGGGTGCTTTCATGGCCATTTTAGATGCTATGAAATCCATGAGACTCTAAAGATTCAAGCCTTATTTAAAGGCTTTTCACTACTGCTTAAAGGTCACCATTCCATCCAATTACAACCCGCCTTTCTCGAGTACAAACTTGTAAcattttatatttctaatttaattttatattcaatttttggatagaaaaaaaaaagaaatatcaatatttattgttataaaatatatttttttaatagattTATAGTCACATCTGTGTCCATGTTCATTTCCAAAATTTAGACATTTTCCCTAGACCCTAATCATTTCAAGCATTTTCCATGTCGGACTCTCTAACGTGTATCAAACACGGACAAGAACTATTTCTCCCAAATAAGTCATCTATGATACCTTTATAGTTATAAACTTTCTTCCAACATGTCAAAAACTAACCTACTATCCTAGTCGACCTCAAGTAATATGAATTATAACTTATAACATATATATTGAAGACATATTTTTGGGGCAATAACACAGTCACCTAAACTAATCAAAAGGCTTAAGGTATATCCTAAAATTTCCACATAAACAAAAGATTCAAAGGACACTAATCACATGCCAATATTTATTAAACATCAATAATTAATGTGTCTTGTTTACCAAGTGTATTCATGCACAATTGCTTATGACAACAATATCATCAGCCGCAATAGAAGAAAAAGTTTTATTAAATCATTTTTGCTATAAATTAGTACTTTCTTAATAAGGTAGCTTATgttcaaaatataattaaattgtctcagcaacaaaacaaaataatacgCTGGTAAAGGTTAGTCTAGAATATGGTACCATCACAAAATCCATTCTTTGTTAAATGTTAGCAATATAAGAAGGCTAATGGAAGGAAAAGTCTCTCAAAATCCATTCTTTGTTAGATGTTTAGCaatataataacactaattgaaGAAAAAGTCTCTCACATCAACATATTGCTAAATCATGGTCTACATTGGAGGTAAAACCAGCATTGGAACATAATTTGTCTCCTAACTTTTGATAGACTAATTCAGAATTGCACTAACACAACAATTTGCACggcacaaaatcaaaatttgtgAAGAAATTAACAATTTAGACAACTATATGCAATGACATCAAGGAAatccacaaaaaaaaatacacctCCCAAAAGTGTTTTATAGGGACAAACTCATGCAGCACACACAATCTCCCTTCTCCCTATTATAGAAATTaacatcaatttaaaaaaagagGAAATCATAATATAATTCTAGTTTAATTAAAGCTCACATTGTGAGAATTAATGACTTAATGAGTAAACTTCTTGAAAGAACTGTATGCAGTACACCCGTTATGCCATATGGCATACCCTATAACTGAttatgttcattctttattcatctaTCGTAACCTCTTGTATAtaacacacacgcacacactaAAGCATACGGTTACGAAACTACCCAACAAGTATGTCTTAATAGCACGGAAGCAATAAGCATTAAGCAAAAGCTACCTTCCCTGCAGATAGATTTCCTTGCACATAGCACAcattcattttcaattctaaaataaACATTTCCAGTTCCTAAACTAGCTTTCGGTTTTGGCTAGAGTGACAAATGATCAACAAGAACAGAACAGCGGAGATTAAAAGTCAAATACTTGTACATTTAAGTCGATAAATATGGGTGAACTTACCATCTTTAAGAGGAACCAGGCACTCATAGGAAATTTCAAATTGAAATGGGTTGAGAAAGGCAGCTGGATTATCCAAAATGGAAACGTTTGTGATATTGACTGCACTCATTGCAGTTTTTTCTGGCTGAAAAAGAGAGAAACCTTTACtgatgaattgaaaacaatcaagaatgaaacATAGCAAAATTTTAAACATGAAAGTTCGACATAATTCAAGAAAATACCAGAAATAGAGCAGACAAGAACAAAGAACGCAAAATGTGGAATAACGAATTGAACACACATGAAATTGAGGGGCCGGACAAATACACAACAATTTTTAAGGCCTGTTTTGTTTTACATCCTTTTTGAAGTGTCGGGAAGTGAAACAAGTAATAAAAGTACATCAAAAATATTGCAAACTATCATCTAAGAGCCCTTAATTTAGATGGCACTCGGCCCTCGGTCACCTTGAATATGCCTAGTTCCACTAAAATCCATGACAAATTGTCTCATTTCAGCAGAAAATGTTAATTCAAGGAAAAGAAGCTACCTCTCTACAATATTTTAACTGAATCAACAACAAAGAaccaaataaaaaggaataatttaacattttagcTACATATCAAAAGATCAAACACTTAATCAAACGTTTCTTGACCTTTTACAAGTAATCAATCAACATGTTCACAAACCCAAACAATCCAACAtgtaattaaaaacaaaattagacaTTTCAAAAGGTAACAAATTagcaaataacaaaaatcataACATAAAACCCTAGGCGCTATTTCCCTAAAATGCAATCCCGACAAATCTACCCAAAACagaatttctaaaaaaatatacacaaaAAATGCCCAAAGGAAACAGAATTTAAGATGGGTTAACAAAATAGTAAATTCCCAGATCATAACCAGAAATTAACTAAATTGGGAACCCtagaaaagagagaaaaataacATAGAAACAGAAAGTTGAAGATGAATTTTCACCTGCTATAATGAAATAGAAATGAAAGAGTTAAAAGAAGAAGAAGCCGAAGTGTTAAGAAAGTATGGAAGAGAATCGAGGAGGAAGATGAAAAGGTTTGAGTCCTTAAATTGGGCGAAAGCAAAGGAGGGAAAATGTGGAAAGGAGGGAAAATGGTGACGATGAG from the Amaranthus tricolor cultivar Red isolate AtriRed21 chromosome 12, ASM2621246v1, whole genome shotgun sequence genome contains:
- the LOC130828220 gene encoding probable histone chaperone ASF1A → MSAVNITNVSILDNPAAFLNPFQFEISYECLVPLKDDLEWKLIYVGSAEDETYDQQLESVLVGPVNVGNYRFVLQADPPDPSKIREEDIIGVTVLLLTCSYIGQEFIRVGYYVNNDYEDEQLKEEPPQKVLIDKVQRNILADKPRVTKFPINFQPENESTEQPASTLEHPSENNEQEQAPPPPSPSLDTKSE